The genomic stretch TCACCAATACTGCTGACATTACATTCTGGGCTCACATTCCTTTCAGCAATCTTGGATTCCCTACTAGCAGAGCTAGATGGATTTGCACAACTAGCAGAAGCCATATCCAATGGACTATCAGGTGATGAACCAAGATTAAGTGAACAAACTTCAGGTGGAGCATGGCAAACTGTATTAGATTCATGTTCCGTTACCAACTGCTGCTGATCCTCATCCAAAGTACATGACATGGGTTGCTGAGAACCACTAGTCGAATTGCTTTCCGTTAACAATTTTTTATGGTGCCAAAGCAGTAGTGAAGGTGCAGTTGTCATGTCCACAACACTTTGAGCAAATTTACACTGCACATCCAAACAACAAATAACAGGTTCAATATCTGAATAATTAGACTCTGGGTGAAAGACAGACTCCTGAACATCAAAACCCTGTTTAACAGAAAATATTTAAACGATGATCAGctgattttctaaaaaaaaaatagagttcTAGCACAATGTTTTTAGAGCAGTGTGTTAGATGATGTTAACAACTATGTGTAGAAGATCAATTAAAAATAGTTGATTGCACAGAAAGGTGCAGATCAATAAACAAACAGCAGTTAAAATGTGTATTTCCACTGAACAATGATTCAAATTGACATATGAATCACATGAGGTATAGACACAACATAACGTGTTGTGCATTGCAGTTTTACAGGGAAAAGGGTTATTGAGGCACAAAAAAATTGACAATAAATAACAAGATGGAGGGTTATGATTACAACAGAAGATAATAAGAGACCACATACAACAGCAATGACAGTACTAAATCATTGACAGGAAGTGGGAAACCCTGCTAGGTACTGTTTCGGCCTTAAACAGAATAAAAAAAACACATTAAGATGCACATTAAGAGTATTATTAATGCAAATATATGGGCAATACGATTCAAGGTTAAAAAAGGCACAAGGCGCACTCTAGGCGTTTACATCAGTTTGTTCTGCATATATGTAATTGACTAACTATGAATTGGACGCCAACATGTGTATGTGTAATTCTTGtttctacagtaccagagaggaGGTTATGAGAACAGAAATATCAAATAAAAGTATATCTAATACTATCTTGTGACAAAATAGAAGTTCTCGTGACTAGAATGTAAGAAATCAGTAAAGGGAATGATAGTAAAGAAATCTCTAGGATTTGTTAGAAAAGTGAATGGGCAAACACAAAATTGCCCCCTCTCCCTCTGGTGGAGGGCGCCTGCAGTCCAATGCAATCTCCGTGCACTGCCACAAAGATTGACACCATCTCGCGCACTCCCCGCAGGATCACGACCCCCAATCCCTTTCCCTTCTGCTCCCTTCCCCTTCCCTGCAAACGGATGCATGAGAAAGGGAGGTGGTGCCGCAATGGATCCGGTAGTGCGACTCCCTCAGGCAGCGTAGCTCTGGATCTGGTGGCACGACACCTATACCTCCACCTACCCCTCCGCCCAGGGCTTAAGTGTGCCTAGGCGAGCCCCTAATTACACCTTGTGGGATAAAATATTGTTTCGATGAATTGTAACATAGACAAACCTATGTTTTTGCGCAGTTTAAACAATGATTGTCTGTCTAGCTATTCGAGAAAGAGGATAGCAGACAAGCATATAGCATAGTATTACACGGGGTAAGAGTGATGACCATCCATCACTAAGGTTCCTCAGAGAACCCAAAACTGGTTATTGATAACCTCACATAAAGTCCAGGAGTACTTACAGAAAGAAGCCATTATAAGGGGGTTGCTACTGCATACTGAGTAATGTACTAATGTTAATGCCCTTATTTGTTAATGACACGGTGTTCATAATGTGAAAAGCACGCAAGATTGTTTAAATGCTTTAGGGAATGCATTTATAATAGTCATGCAAGGCGGGAAGATACCTTAGAGAAGAGATCCATTGAAGAAAGGGCTCTTTGACCGGTACATTTTGTAGAATCTTTAGACAACTCCCTCTTTGGACAGTGATATTGAAGCTTTCTTTGAAGATGTTTCCATTTTGATTTCTCTACACCAACAAAGTTGAAGAACATAAACACTACTTGACTTCTACCATGCCCACCAGATATCTGAAATCTGATTGAAGTACAAGGTATTCTCGATTCCTTGGTAGTTCTCTGCCTAGAACACTGCTTGAAGCTTCCAGCAAGTAAACAGAAAAGTGATACTGCCGATCTCAAGCATGTGTCAAGAAGGAAATGTTTCGAGCCTAAAGCATTATCAACAAGAAGTATGTCCAGATGTACAACTGGCCATAAGGCAACCAATGTACCACATTGAAGGAGAAAGAaggcattgaaaaccgaagcgcAACATGCTTCACAAAGCAACTTATAAACAGGTTTCAGTGGGAGGCACAATGCAGGTATGACATATGTGATTGAAGCACCAGTTGCAGTACTAGATTCCATACTAGGAAATGCAGCAAGAACCATAGCAGAACTTCCTCTTCTTTGGCAATTAGAACGCTGTTCAGAAATGCTAAGAAAACCATTCTTTTTTCTGCAAAATCGCTTCCTAGAATAAACAAAGCGAAACCTCCTGTCCTCAGGTGTGGTCCTATCCTTGAGAACCTCTGCACCCCCATTTGCAAGTGAACTACATGGTATAGAATCATTAGACTCCTTGGCAACAGAACCACGGCACTGCTTTTGGTCAAATGAAATTGCAACAACATTGGAGTGATTGTGATCCTGCTTGCTGATGCCACAAAGTGTAGCTGATTTTGCTTGGTTTGATCGAGCCAACCATGAGATGATGGGACCTGACTCAGAACTCTCTGTATTGCTTCCATCCATGTCTTCTCTGTCACCATGTTCGTTCTTCGGCTCAAACACTGACCTTGAGTTTGTGCATTTAGATCTATTGCGAGCTTCCGCTGGTAAGAACAGGAGTTTAATCCTCTCATTTTGAAGATTGATCCATTCTTCATCCTTATCATCATACCTAACATGATGTAACCTTGTGACTGGATTATATTCCTTGACCAAGCCAAAGTACCAAGTCTCATCAAGAGGCCAAAAAACCCTGATCCTCTCTTTTACAATGCAAAATGGATCCACATCGCTAGGGCTGACTTCATAAAAATGCCGACGTGGACGACGCTTCCTGAAGGGAACTTTACCATCACGCTTCCGCAGCGACCTAGCAGGACCAGGTACATCCTTGATTTTTTTGTATgaatttttaaaatgatttgAATGCAGAGGAAAAGATCTCTTTGATGACCTATCAGGTGATTTCATTCCCTTCCTTGGTGATCCAGCACATCTGTTATCTGATAAAGAACAGAGCATCCTAGCAGCATTTTCTTCTAAACTAACACCATCATCATCTTTGACATGGTCACAGCCACCCTTGTCAACATGAACGGCTTTTGAGGGTTCACCTGAAGGATGTGATTGCTTTTCAACTGAGAATTCAGTTTCAGAACAGAACTTGGTGCCAGTATCCTGAGCACAAGTACCATTCTCAGTTCTCAAACAACTGACAGGTTCATCACCACCAATTCTATTCTCCTGGAACGCAACTGATTCCCCCTTCTTGTTCTGCCTCGGGAGTTGGGAAGACATAGGAACTCCATTAGCTTGTGGAATATTATGACCACCAGTCCAACTCTCAGTATTAGCATTCTGAGCCAGCCTCCTTAACCTCAAGACGCCACGAGGCTGCCTGATCACTGTAACTCCTGCTGAAGtaactgaatgttcagagtGTTCGTTCTTATTTCTCGACAATGAGAGTTGGCGACAACCATCCAGACTATCTATGCTCCATGTGGAATCACCTGAGCTGGAACTTGGCGTCCCTGGTTCATTGAGTTCCATTTGATTAGAACCCAAGTTGTCACGCTTCCTCTTATTCCCCGCAGATAAACTGCTTGAAGGAGCCTCCTTTCCATCCCCATTTGGCAAGGCAGGGCCATGTCTTGCTTCAACAGATTCCCTCTCGGACAAAGTCTCCTCACCATCTAAACCCACCACTGATTCGGTAGCATCTGTTGCAGTGGGTTTATCACAGCCACTGGATTCCATTCACGAGCCCACGAATCAAGAGAACAGATTTCCGTAGAATTTCACCTCCTAAACATGGGGATTCAGTTGAATCCACCggcggagccaaggcccggccaccctaggcagctggccgggctcccacggtacagcagaggcgggaggggagagggaggtgcgtacgcagggtcgccggccggtggcggaggacggaggcgagggcgcgaggcgactggcgagaggcgggagggggagcgacgccgccgccgagcctgggACTGCCCCTCCGTCGATGGACGCCGCCGAGGGGGAGCCGCCGACGCGCGGAAGATCCGACCCCTGGGATCGAGCCTGAGCGCGAGTGGGGGAAGGAGCAGAAGATCTGCGCTGAGGGACCGAGCCTGAGCGGCGCTGCGAGGAAGACGGAGGCGGTGCACTAGTGCCTTAGGCActagtgccttgtttagttcaacaaaaaaaaccaaaaaccttTCAAcccatcatattgaatcttgcggcacatccatcaaacactaaatataaataaaaaaacaaaaattaattacacaatttacctgcaaatcgcgagatgaatcttttgaatttagttagtccataattagacaatatttatcaaataaaaacaaaagtgctacaataccgaaatctaaaaaaaattcggaactaaacaaagcttaAATAAAAGCCCAcccatttttttctcttttatttttcatttcttttttttgagcaacttccatttttttccttttaacaTCTTTTGACAAATTAGCACCTCTATAATTAATATCTATATATTTAATATAATATATGTTACGGATCATACTAGTGTCTCCAGGATCCAATCACATAACATTATGACATAATGATTCtctaaaaatatttcttttaaaATACAAACCCTATTAGgggaaattatgaaaaattttccTCACACCTTTTCTTTAAAAGGGAAAGAGGGGAGATAGATAAGGACTTATGTATTCATTTGCTCTTTCTCAATTGCTCTCCATCTCTTCTCTATTTATTCGGTTTAAGATCAAAATTGTAATGTCTACTACATCATAAAACTGTTAAGGGGTTATGAATCCTTATGCATGCTTATGTATTCATTTGCTCTTTCTCAATTACTCTCCACactcttctctatttatttagTTTAAGATCAAAACTGTAATGTCTACTACATCACAAAACTCTTAAGCGATTAGGAACGCTTAAGCATGCTTAAACTTAGTCACCGAGCCACTACTCGCTTAACACTTAACCCCTCTTATAATCTTACGTTATGTTTATCTGGTTAGTATTAGTATAATATTACGCCCAAGCTTCATAAAATATTTGGCTCCGTCACTTGTTGAGTCCATGATCAGTTAACAGAAACAGTTTCAATCATCCTCTCATCAGCAATCCCACACCATCAGTTCATCCACAATCACCACAAAAGTCCATTTGATATCCAAACATTAAAAGAAATCACAGATCTGTGCACGAAAAATATGTTTTAAAGCCCTAGAGGCATTAAGCGTCGGTGACGGACCAGAGTGGGCGACAAGCCTGGTGGCGTTAGCAGGGGTGACCGGCGGCGAAGCGCTTAGTGTCTCGGGGATCGAGAGAAAAAAGGACGATAAATTTTCCGAGCGGCGAGACGATCCCGCCACGGATCGGCGACAAATTGATAGGAGAAATCGAATCCGAGGACAGGGGAGCGCCGATCTGTGCCAAAAGCCCCTTGCCTAGTCGATCCAATGCGGCGAATTAGGATTTCGTCGGTGCCAATGGAACCTAGGGTTTGCTCTTCTCGAGTTTTCCCTCTTTTCTTCAAGGTTAGTTTTTTGTCTTTACCGAGCGGGGAATGGTGGGGTACAACTAACTGGCGAGGAGAGTGAGGAAGTGAAGGGTGCGGGAGTTGTGGGAAACCGTGTCGTCCGATCTCGCTAGTGATGAGAGGTCACCGCTTCTAGGCTTTGGGTGGCCTTGGAGGCGCGTCATTGAGTGAGCTAAGCAAACTTGGCAAAGATTGCCGGGTCGGTCCTTTTCTTgaatttaatttttatttttaataccAGCAAACATCTCTATGTCCGATTGTCTCAGTGTTCTAATCTCCGGCTAAAGCATTTAACAAATGCCTTCTCAAACAACTCTGAACTAgataagactataacggctaaATTATACATATACATAAATAATTAGATATATGTACGTCCGTTATTTTGATGGATTTGATCAGTTTTAAGCATTTGACAGATGCCTACTCAAACAACACTAACAGAACTAGATAAGGCTATAATAGTCGAATTATAGGTAAATTATTTAACCTAGCTTAGGCAGATGTATGTTGTTATATCTAAATATTTAAAAACTTTACTACAACATAACAAATAATAATAACTCGCTAGAGGAACACATATGATTTATAGTTTGTAGGTTCAACGAATGTTATCTATTCTAATACGTCTTGGAATTTGTATTCTTGCCTGTTGCATATTGGAACATGATTCTACCATCACTGATCACTAGATGTAAGCTATTTTAACCTCTGAGTATAAACGTGATTCTAGATTACATACAAGACACAGAGAGCATAAAGGAGTTGTGGTAAGTAAGAAAAAGACCattaacattaaatatagatacatATAAACTCTCTTTGTTGTGAAACATAAATGTTTTAGAAAATTATGGAACATATTATAGGGTAAAGTAAATAACACGTGTGAACCTTCCTTAATTTTTAGAGAATATCGTACTTATTATATTTAGGTTGGTGATTAGACATTTATTGATATTTGTGTATTTGAATGCTTATCTTTAAACTGAGTAGAAGGTTATTTCACTTAGAAACCTTTATAATTTAGGGTTTTTTTCTCGCTCTTATTTTGATATAGTTGTAGCATATATTTATACACACATGCAAGTTCATACTACCCACATATGCCACACGTGTATAACTAGACATATAACTACACGCAAAGtagtagaaccacttcttggaTAGCTTGCAAGCTAACTGCAGCATGTAGGCTGCGAAGACAGCCAAAATCACATAGCAGTCTGAAAAACACAACACTGTATTAGTTTAGAATACTTGCTCTTTTTACGCCTCTCATATGAATACAACATATATTCATGCACATAAACACGTCCACATTATCCACGCACGCCACATTCACACTACACGTTCACGACAAGATAACTACACACAAAGTAGAACCGTTTCATAGATACGTCATCAATCCCATAATAAATATTGTTTTAGTAGAGTTCAAAATCTATCCTAAAATAAGTGCACCGCTAGGTATGAGACAACTTAACTCTAATTGtctctttctttctctctttttcaaAGTGTAataattacatttctataagaGCACGAGAGTGTTTGAATGGTTACCGCTGCATGCCACGCCGTTGTTGTGGCTGCACCAAAGTTGCAGCGAGGAAATTGTCGACCACAGTTGCGGTAGCTTTTGGCATGAAAAACGAACTAGCCCGTTATGGCAAGGCTGCACCGCAAGTTCGGcagccaaccaaacacacgctcAACTTCGGCAAGAAAATTGTGGCACGGTGCGGCAAGTTCTAGACTCCATACAAATGCTCCCATATGTAATTTTTCACTAGCATTAATCTCTTTATTAAAGATCTAGAAAGCTCACTTATTTTGAGATTCACgtcgaatgtttagacacatacatgaagtattaaatatagactatttacaaaactaaaaacatagctagagaATAATTCGTGAGACgatttttttaaatctaattagtctataattagacactaattgctatagttataaatatactatagtatctattaaactttagtaccaaacaccccctagctCCTTCCTTAGACCGTCGGCTGATACATCGTTGTTTCTCTCGAAGTATTGCAAGGTATAGcattaggattttttttttggttaaaAAAAGGCAGTGCATTAGTTAGGGGTGAGAATTGGTAGAAAATCGAGGTATAGCGACATACCGCGCCATATTAAGAGAAACAATGATTTATCCTACCTCAGCTAGTGCACATGAGGCTCCTATGGTGGCATACGAAGAAATGAAAATAGCCCGTCAATACAACACTAGTGCTGCCATTAGGTATTTAACCAAACGAAGCAACTtgatcgccaccttgtacgtaCCACTGCAAACGATTACAACTTGACAAGGTATCGGAGGAAATATTTCAAATGTATTTCACAcacctttcaaaaaaaaagtatttTACCCGTCTtagagtaaggccttgtttagttcgaaaattttttggtttttagccACTGTAgcatttcatttttatttgacaaacattatccaatcacggagtaactaggctcaaaagattcatctcacaaattatagataaactatgcaattagtttttatttttgtctatatttaatgctctatgcatgcgattaaagattcgacgtgacgacgaatcttgaaattttttgagaactaaacaagcctaaaCTCAGAGGCCAACATCAGATCAGCACCGTCAACACTCCACAGGAGCTTCACTGGCACTAGCCAGGAGCCCAGGACAGCTCCTTTTGGACGGGTTTCAGGAACCAATAGGAACTCTTACAAGTTACAAACCAAACCCAAACATAACTTGAAAAGTACAGGGCGGGCGCATATCAGGGCACAATATATTATAACAGCATTCAGGTTTTTGTGTCATAACCAGTAAACGGAATAACAATTTCTCGCATAGATTCAAGCGCACAAATACAATCGAATTTGTGACAGGCCTCCTTGTTTGAGCTTTCAAAACTGTGGTCACCTGAAAGATGTGGACCTAAGCCTTTTTCTTCGATGACTTCTTGTGGGGTTTCTTCTGGGGCTTAAGCTTATCAGATTTCGATGACATATCTTTCTCTTTCCTTCTCTGCTTTTCCTTTTTCACCTTGTACATTGTGATTGCCTGCTTAGAAAATTGTTCACAGATGCTGTTAGCTCGCCCAAACAAAACATGGAGCAGTGCCACCAATGGTGGGCAAAACACAACTTTATTTAAGCGGTTAAATCCTGAAACTTGCCTTGCCAACATCAAGCGGTTCATCAGAGTTTCTGGCAAGTAGAGAGTTCAGGATTTTGTCATTCTGCTGTTTCTCCAGGCTGCCCATTCCCTTCCCTTCGGCAACTGGGAGGAACTGCAGAAACGGCATCATTCAGCCAGTGAACAAAATCAGCCTACAAAGGTACAGACTCAGAAATCAAAGTCATTCAGATATAAAAACCTTTCTGTGTTTGCCAGAGTGCTTTGGAGGTTTCTCGCCAGGCAACTTCTCATCAAACTTCCCACCGCTTGCTGTTGCTGATGAAGCCATGCCAACAACACTCTCAAGATCCTCTTTTCTAGATTTTTTTGGAAGGTCAGCTTTAGTTCCTGTGATGGGCAAGGCCTTTGCAGCAAGCTGTATATGACTGCATACAAAAGATATTGGATAGCTGTAATTCTAGAAGGTTGATTCCTAATACAAGAAGACATTCATAATAGAAAGGAAGGGGAAGCAACAGTTACTAGTGAAGGATAACAACCTTGGCAAAGCGCCAATCTTTGCAGCTTTCTTTAAGTTCTCTAGTCTGTTTTTTTCTTGCTTTTcaaccctcttcttcttctcatccCTTCTTTGCGCAAAGGGATCAACACCAGGCTCTGCAATAAATGAATAATATTAAAAGTGTATCAGGTTGGCAAGCCAGATTTAGGACACATGAGAAAGATTGATAAACGAACAAGAAAATTCTTGCCAGATCCAGGAGTTAAACTATAAAAGTACTACTTATCTAAAATAAATGAGGCAAAGCATTGCACATTAAGAAATGCTGAACAGAGCCAACATGCACAAGGAGATGCATATGACAATTAAAACATGGCAACATGCTACTGGATAGGGAGGAG from Sorghum bicolor cultivar BTx623 chromosome 3, Sorghum_bicolor_NCBIv3, whole genome shotgun sequence encodes the following:
- the LOC8078775 gene encoding uncharacterized protein LOC8078775 isoform X3, with translation MESSGCDKPTATDATESVVGLDGEETLSERESVEARHGPALPNGDGKEAPSSSLSAGNKRKRDNLGSNQMELNEPGTPSSSSGDSTWSIDSLDGCRQLSLSRNKNEHSEHSVTSAGVTVIRQPRGVLRLRRLAQNANTESWTGGHNIPQANGVPMSSQLPRQNKKGESVAFQENRIGGDEPVSCLRTENGTCAQDTGTKFCSETEFSVEKQSHPSGEPSKAVHVDKGGCDHVKDDDGVSLEENAARMLCSLSDNRCAGSPRKGMKSPDRSSKRSFPLHSNHFKNSYKKIKDVPGPARSLRKRDGKVPFRKRRPRRHFYEVSPSDVDPFCIVKERIRVFWPLDETWYFGLVKEYNPVTRLHHVRYDDKDEEWINLQNERIKLLFLPAEARNRSKCTNSRSVFEPKNEHGDREDMDGSNTESSESGPIISWLARSNQAKSATLCGISKQDHNHSNVVAISFDQKQCRGSVAKESNDSIPCSSLANGGAEVLKDRTTPEDRRFRFVYSRKRFCRKKNGFLSISEQRSNCQRRGSSAMVLAAFPSMESSTATGASITYVIPALCLPLKPVYKLLCEACCASVFNAFFLLQCGTLVALWPVVHLDILLVDNALGSKHFLLDTCLRSAVSLFCLLAGSFKQCSRQRTTKESRIPCTSIRFQISGGHGRSQVVFMFFNFVGVEKSKWKHLQRKLQYHCPKRELSKDSTKCTGQRALSSMDLFSKGFDVQESVFHPESNYSDIEPVICCLDVQCKFAQSVVDMTTAPSLLLWHHKKLLTESNSTSGSQQPMSCTLDEDQQQLVTEHESNTVCHAPPEVCSLNLGSSPDSPLDMASASCANPSSSASRESKIAERNVSPECNVSSIGDANIMHIKFQDQNGPCIGADKPHSSNLGDICSSQKSAEICLSINVPLENAIDAPNDKPFDKDEKEKQHISNLVQELNEHPIGRVTPTAPRTTYHKNRFTSISRAFGDGSKLLPEDHVLTGFAGGSKKPRSQVSYSVSPRSEELGIKNKGHFRKIQSHVSAKTNDAKKLPDSSRSGHSSPESLTCVANVLVTVGDRGWREYDTQITMDSDGQSERRICVKLAEGTKYAHKVCQVLQPGATNRYTHAMMWKGGAEWCLEFPDRSQWLVFKQMHDECYSHNIRAASVKNIPIPGVRLVEIHDDNDGVSFVQSEDYLVHIGTDVEIALDQSRVLYDMDSDDEEWISSWRKFLVRDNTSTLELAEDLFERVMDKLEKFAYSHDCNELSIDQMKELDIDDVPLDIIEVIHAYWQDKRQKKGMPLIRHFQSAMWKIYEQQVHEWESKVYRMQGSSNGYQEKKLPPKPALFAFCLRPRGLHVPYKGPKQRSHKKLMSTGCHSFSREHDGFYRQGYSPRFSSRTDSPRAFDSERSSTPRFLRTNSVKRSASLAFSDDHQPSPSFRPQRVKRSAHDHWNAVVHDWQNSKHLFPGSSRVDIEELKLRDAASAAQHAAAMAKLKREKAHCLMQKADLALHKATVALMIADAIKSSSRDTRDGRRDLRNEER
- the LOC8078775 gene encoding uncharacterized protein LOC8078775 isoform X2 — encoded protein: MESSGCDKPTATDATESVVGLDGEETLSERESVEARHGPALPNGDGKEAPSSSLSAGNKRKRDNLGSNQMELNEPGTPSSSSGDSTWSIDSLDGCRQLSLSRNKNEHSEHSVTSAGVTVIRQPRGVLRLRRLAQNANTESWTGGHNIPQANGVPMSSQLPRQNKKGESVAFQENRIGGDEPVSCLRTENGTCAQDTGTKFCSETEFSVEKQSHPSGEPSKAVHVDKGGCDHVKDDDGVSLEENAARMLCSLSDNRCAGSPRKGMKSPDRSSKRSFPLHSNHFKNSYKKIKDVPGPARSLRKRDGKVPFRKRRPRRHFYEVSPSDVDPFCIVKERIRVFWPLDETWYFGLVKEYNPVTRLHHVRYDDKDEEWINLQNERIKLLFLPAEARNRSKCTNSRSVFEPKNEHGDREDMDGSNTESSESGPIISWLARSNQAKSATLCGISKQDHNHSNVVAISFDQKQCRGSVAKESNDSIPCSSLANGGAEVLKDRTTPEDRRFRFVYSRKRFCRKKNGFLSISEQRSNCQRRGSSAMVLAAFPSMESSTATGASITYVIPALCLPLKPVYKLLCEACCASVFNAFFLLQCGTLVALWPVVHLDILLVDNALGSKHFLLDTCLRSAVSLFCLLAGSFKQCSRQRTTKESRIPCTSIRFQISGGHGRSQVVFMFFNFVGVEKSKWKHLQRKLQYHCPKRELSKDSTKCTGQRALSSMDLFSKCKFAQSVVDMTTAPSLLLWHHKKLLTESNSTSGSQQPMSCTLDEDQQQLVTEHESNTVCHAPPEVCSLNLGSSPDSPLDMASASCANPSSSASRESKIAERNVSPECNVSSIGDANIMHIKFQDQNGPCIGADKPHSSNLGDICSSQKSAEICLSINVPLENAIDAPNDKPFDKDEKEKQHISNLVQELNEHPIGRVTPTAPRTTYHKNRFTSISRAFGDGSKLLPEDHVLTGFAGGSKKPRSQVSYSVSPRSEELGIKNKGHFRKIQSHVSAKTNDAKKLPDSSRSGHSSPESLTCVANVLVTVGDRGWREYDTQITMDSDGQSERRICVKLAEGTKYAHKVCQVLQPGATNRYTHAMMWKGGAEWCLEFPDRSQWLVFKQMHDECYSHNIRAASVKNIPIPGVRLVEIHDDNDGVSFVQSEDYLVHIGTDVEIALDQSRVLYDMDSDDEEWISSWRKFLVRDNTSTLELAEDLFERVMDKLEKFAYSHDCNELSIDQMKELDIDDVPLDIIEVIHAYWQDKRQKKGMPLIRHFQSAMWKIYEQQVHEWESKVYRMQGSSNGYQEKKLPPKPALFAFCLRPRGLHVPYKGPKQRSHKKLMSTGCHSFSREHDGFYRQVSGRRYNECTVDGRICELYDTGSLYSPTGYSPRFSSRTDSPRAFDSERSSTPRFLRTNSVKRSASLAFSDDHQPSPSFRPQRVKRSAHDHWNAVVHDWQNSKHLFPGSSRVDIEELKLRDAASAAQHAAAMAKLKREKAHCLMQKADLALHKATVALMIADAIKSSSRDTRDGRRDLRNEER
- the LOC8078775 gene encoding uncharacterized protein LOC8078775 isoform X1, encoding MESSGCDKPTATDATESVVGLDGEETLSERESVEARHGPALPNGDGKEAPSSSLSAGNKRKRDNLGSNQMELNEPGTPSSSSGDSTWSIDSLDGCRQLSLSRNKNEHSEHSVTSAGVTVIRQPRGVLRLRRLAQNANTESWTGGHNIPQANGVPMSSQLPRQNKKGESVAFQENRIGGDEPVSCLRTENGTCAQDTGTKFCSETEFSVEKQSHPSGEPSKAVHVDKGGCDHVKDDDGVSLEENAARMLCSLSDNRCAGSPRKGMKSPDRSSKRSFPLHSNHFKNSYKKIKDVPGPARSLRKRDGKVPFRKRRPRRHFYEVSPSDVDPFCIVKERIRVFWPLDETWYFGLVKEYNPVTRLHHVRYDDKDEEWINLQNERIKLLFLPAEARNRSKCTNSRSVFEPKNEHGDREDMDGSNTESSESGPIISWLARSNQAKSATLCGISKQDHNHSNVVAISFDQKQCRGSVAKESNDSIPCSSLANGGAEVLKDRTTPEDRRFRFVYSRKRFCRKKNGFLSISEQRSNCQRRGSSAMVLAAFPSMESSTATGASITYVIPALCLPLKPVYKLLCEACCASVFNAFFLLQCGTLVALWPVVHLDILLVDNALGSKHFLLDTCLRSAVSLFCLLAGSFKQCSRQRTTKESRIPCTSIRFQISGGHGRSQVVFMFFNFVGVEKSKWKHLQRKLQYHCPKRELSKDSTKCTGQRALSSMDLFSKGFDVQESVFHPESNYSDIEPVICCLDVQCKFAQSVVDMTTAPSLLLWHHKKLLTESNSTSGSQQPMSCTLDEDQQQLVTEHESNTVCHAPPEVCSLNLGSSPDSPLDMASASCANPSSSASRESKIAERNVSPECNVSSIGDANIMHIKFQDQNGPCIGADKPHSSNLGDICSSQKSAEICLSINVPLENAIDAPNDKPFDKDEKEKQHISNLVQELNEHPIGRVTPTAPRTTYHKNRFTSISRAFGDGSKLLPEDHVLTGFAGGSKKPRSQVSYSVSPRSEELGIKNKGHFRKIQSHVSAKTNDAKKLPDSSRSGHSSPESLTCVANVLVTVGDRGWREYDTQITMDSDGQSERRICVKLAEGTKYAHKVCQVLQPGATNRYTHAMMWKGGAEWCLEFPDRSQWLVFKQMHDECYSHNIRAASVKNIPIPGVRLVEIHDDNDGVSFVQSEDYLVHIGTDVEIALDQSRVLYDMDSDDEEWISSWRKFLVRDNTSTLELAEDLFERVMDKLEKFAYSHDCNELSIDQMKELDIDDVPLDIIEVIHAYWQDKRQKKGMPLIRHFQSAMWKIYEQQVHEWESKVYRMQGSSNGYQEKKLPPKPALFAFCLRPRGLHVPYKGPKQRSHKKLMSTGCHSFSREHDGFYRQVSGRRYNECTVDGRICELYDTGSLYSPTGYSPRFSSRTDSPRAFDSERSSTPRFLRTNSVKRSASLAFSDDHQPSPSFRPQRVKRSAHDHWNAVVHDWQNSKHLFPGSSRVDIEELKLRDAASAAQHAAAMAKLKREKAHCLMQKADLALHKATVALMIADAIKSSSRDTRDGRRDLRNEER
- the LOC8056517 gene encoding ribosome biogenesis regulatory protein homolog, with amino-acid sequence MAEVPAVVAAASSCEVDLGNLMAYDPSHHVVSAAAAASREELRQECLRKGTELAQAVADALFALPPSEDRDGPIVHLPPPTVRLPREKHLPKPKPPTKWELFAKAKGITKRKKNKREWDEQTQSWKRTYGYDRVNDDKDIPIVEAKLTDEPGVDPFAQRRDEKKKRVEKQEKNRLENLKKAAKIGALPSHIQLAAKALPITGTKADLPKKSRKEDLESVVGMASSATASGGKFDEKLPGEKPPKHSGKHRKFLPVAEGKGMGSLEKQQNDKILNSLLARNSDEPLDVGKAITMYKVKKEKQRRKEKDMSSKSDKLKPQKKPHKKSSKKKA